In Nitrospiraceae bacterium, the following are encoded in one genomic region:
- the thrS gene encoding threonine--tRNA ligase produces MASQAIQITLPDGTRKQVPAGSTIHDALTQAGVRLGPDVLAATVDGRAADLSRPLLQDATIAPLTFSSSEGREVYRHSSTHIMAQAVKEVFPTAQMTIGPALEDSFFYDFAFERPFTPEDLEKIEARARDIIKRNLPVTRRELSKQEAIEFFQSRGEQYKVELIQGLPDNEPITAYSQGDFVDLCRGPHLPATGFIGAFKLLTTAGAYWRGDERNPMLQRIYGTSFPTQTELDAHLARLEEIKRRDHRKVGKELDLITIQDEIGPGLVLWHPKGALVRLLIENFWREQHLKDGYDLVYSPHVARLDLWKTSGHVDYYRENMFTSMKVEGSEYQLKPMNCPYHIMIYKSHLRSYRDLPIRYGELGTVYRYERTGVLHGLLRVRGFTQDDAHLFCRPDQIQAEVSRVLDFTFFVLKAFGFAEFEIFLSTRPEKSVGSDEKWTLATSSLEAALKGQNIAYNLDEGGGAFYGPKIDIKIKDALGRSWQCSTIQVDFNNPERFELSYIGEDGKSHQPIMIHRALMGSIERFFGILVEHYGGAFPTWLAPVQAVVLTITDKQHEFAAKIVADLKAQGFRVEPDLRNEKIGFKIREAEKSKVPYMLVVGDKEVQSGTVSVRGRSGANHGSMPVERVAELLRADHTTMRRAS; encoded by the coding sequence GTGGCTTCACAGGCAATTCAGATTACCCTTCCTGACGGAACTCGAAAACAAGTACCAGCAGGATCCACGATCCATGACGCGCTGACCCAAGCAGGAGTTCGCCTCGGGCCAGATGTCCTGGCAGCAACGGTTGACGGAAGGGCCGCAGATTTGTCGCGCCCCTTGCTGCAGGATGCGACGATTGCTCCGCTGACATTTTCCTCCAGCGAAGGTCGAGAGGTCTACCGCCACAGCAGCACCCACATCATGGCGCAGGCGGTGAAGGAAGTTTTTCCTACCGCGCAGATGACCATCGGCCCGGCTCTGGAAGACAGTTTCTTCTATGACTTCGCATTTGAGCGACCGTTCACTCCTGAGGACCTGGAGAAAATAGAGGCCCGTGCTCGCGACATCATCAAACGTAATCTGCCTGTCACCCGCCGCGAATTGTCGAAGCAGGAAGCGATTGAATTTTTCCAATCCCGCGGCGAGCAGTACAAAGTCGAATTGATCCAGGGTCTTCCCGATAACGAACCCATTACGGCCTACAGTCAGGGCGATTTCGTCGACCTGTGCCGGGGACCACACCTGCCGGCAACCGGCTTTATCGGAGCGTTCAAGCTGCTCACGACCGCCGGAGCCTATTGGCGCGGCGACGAACGAAATCCCATGCTCCAGCGGATCTACGGCACCTCCTTTCCTACCCAAACCGAGTTGGATGCCCACCTCGCCAGGCTGGAGGAAATCAAGCGCCGCGACCACCGAAAGGTCGGCAAGGAACTGGACCTGATCACCATTCAAGACGAGATCGGCCCCGGGCTGGTCCTCTGGCACCCAAAGGGCGCGCTCGTGCGATTGCTGATCGAGAACTTCTGGCGCGAGCAGCATCTGAAGGATGGCTACGATTTGGTGTACTCGCCTCACGTGGCTAGGCTCGACCTCTGGAAGACCAGCGGGCACGTGGACTATTACCGCGAGAACATGTTCACGTCGATGAAGGTCGAGGGCAGTGAATACCAGCTCAAACCGATGAATTGCCCATACCACATCATGATCTACAAGTCGCACCTGCGCAGTTACCGAGACCTCCCGATTCGCTACGGCGAACTCGGCACGGTCTACCGCTATGAGCGCACCGGCGTGCTACATGGGCTCCTGCGCGTGCGCGGCTTCACGCAGGACGATGCACATTTGTTTTGCCGACCCGACCAAATTCAGGCGGAAGTCAGCCGGGTCCTTGATTTCACATTTTTCGTCCTCAAGGCCTTCGGTTTTGCCGAGTTCGAGATTTTCCTTTCGACCCGGCCCGAGAAGTCGGTGGGGTCCGATGAAAAGTGGACGCTCGCGACCAGCTCGCTCGAGGCAGCCCTCAAGGGGCAGAATATTGCCTACAACCTCGACGAGGGCGGCGGCGCGTTTTACGGCCCGAAGATCGACATCAAGATCAAGGATGCGCTCGGCCGCTCCTGGCAGTGTTCCACTATTCAAGTCGATTTCAACAATCCCGAGCGGTTTGAATTGAGCTACATCGGGGAAGACGGCAAGTCCCACCAACCGATCATGATCCATCGCGCCTTAATGGGCTCGATCGAACGGTTCTTCGGAATTTTGGTTGAACACTACGGCGGAGCGTTCCCGACCTGGTTGGCACCCGTGCAGGCCGTCGTCCTGACAATCACAGACAAGCAGCACGAGTTCGCAGCCAAGATCGTGGCCGATCTCAAGGCTCAGGGCTTCCGCGTTGAACCCGATCTTCGCAACGAAAAGATCGGCTTCAAGATTCGCGAAGCAGAGAAGAGCAAAGTCCCTTACATGCTCGTCGTCGGGGACAAAGAAGTACAGAGCGGTACCGTGTCGGTCCGCGGTCGAAGCGGTGCCAACCACGGCAGCATGCCGGTGGAGCGTGTCGCCGAGTTGCTGCGCGCCGATCACACGACCATGCGACGGGCATCGTAA
- the rplT gene encoding 50S ribosomal protein L20 — protein sequence MPRAKGGSKTRQRRKKRLKLAKGQYGAKSRLFRTATESVDKGQAYAYVGRKSRKRDFRQLWIARISAATRLHGMAYNRFMNALKKANILLDRKVLSDMAIKDMAGFEKLVGLAKQQLATAK from the coding sequence ATGCCTCGCGCAAAAGGTGGATCAAAGACTCGGCAGCGGCGGAAGAAGCGGCTTAAACTGGCGAAAGGCCAGTACGGCGCAAAAAGCCGGCTATTCAGAACCGCAACCGAATCCGTCGACAAGGGACAGGCCTATGCCTACGTCGGACGGAAGAGCAGAAAACGGGATTTTCGCCAGCTCTGGATCGCGCGAATCAGCGCAGCGACGCGTTTGCACGGCATGGCCTACAACCGTTTCATGAATGCGTTGAAGAAGGCGAATATCTTGCTGGACCGGAAGGTGCTGTCGGATATGGCCATCAAGGATATGGCCGGATTCGAGAAACTGGTCGGTCTCGCCAAGCAGCAGCTCGCGACCGCGAAGTAA
- the pheT gene encoding phenylalanine--tRNA ligase subunit beta, with protein sequence MPTISVQREDLEALIAGPGGKATRLALEELEQSLMLVKGELKGQNPETGELRIELQDSNRPDLWCCEGIARQIRIKQEGKPIAYPFFKKGKSAAGRLTVAPGLEKVRPFVAACTAVGYQVTQEGLTQLIQTQEKLADIFGRKRRSVSIGLYRLPKIVFPVSYDLVKPDDVRFTPLGMDTVMTLREILMVHPKGVEYGPILAGQDRLPVLRDAKGQVLSFPPIINSREIGEVQVGDTDLFVEVTGTDPYMVALTLNIFAANLADRGAAIAPIDIRYPHKTALGTKVTTPIDFGSPRTIPLPAIESALGESLGSKEVAAALRSYGYQVKPSGKSLSVQLPPYRNDLMHTVDVVEDVAISQGYHRFAPVMPSEFTVGGLSRHEQLADRVRDLMVGMEFQEVISNIMGSHQDFCTKMRIDGTPWAKVVEVANVMSLSYSCLRQWVVPSLLQVEANSSRAFYPHRMFEVGEVAVPDEQSDVGSRTLTVLGAVIAHAGAHFSEIHSCLDLLCYYLNRPFKLEPLAHPSFLDGRAGQIISDGRQIGFLGELHPEVLEHWQIGVPAVALELVVDRLLEES encoded by the coding sequence ATGCCCACTATCTCCGTACAGCGTGAAGACCTCGAAGCCTTGATCGCCGGTCCCGGCGGGAAGGCTACACGCCTCGCCTTGGAAGAGCTCGAACAATCGTTGATGCTGGTGAAGGGCGAGCTCAAGGGGCAGAACCCGGAGACCGGTGAGTTACGGATCGAGCTTCAGGACAGCAATCGGCCTGATCTCTGGTGTTGCGAGGGGATCGCGCGGCAGATCCGGATCAAACAAGAGGGCAAACCGATTGCCTATCCATTCTTCAAGAAGGGTAAATCCGCAGCCGGTCGGCTGACTGTGGCTCCCGGTCTGGAAAAGGTTCGCCCGTTTGTGGCTGCCTGCACGGCGGTCGGCTATCAGGTGACCCAAGAAGGTCTCACACAGCTGATCCAGACACAGGAAAAGTTGGCAGACATTTTTGGCCGCAAACGGCGGTCGGTTTCAATCGGGCTCTATCGTCTGCCCAAAATCGTCTTTCCCGTCAGCTACGATCTTGTGAAACCCGACGATGTCCGGTTCACCCCGCTCGGCATGGATACGGTCATGACCCTTCGGGAAATTCTCATGGTCCATCCAAAGGGGGTCGAGTATGGACCCATCCTGGCTGGGCAAGACCGACTTCCGGTGCTCCGGGATGCGAAAGGCCAGGTGCTGTCCTTTCCCCCGATCATCAACAGCCGTGAGATCGGCGAAGTGCAGGTGGGAGATACCGATCTCTTCGTTGAAGTGACCGGGACCGATCCCTACATGGTCGCGCTGACGTTGAACATCTTCGCCGCCAATTTGGCGGACCGCGGCGCCGCCATCGCTCCGATCGACATTCGCTATCCCCACAAAACTGCGCTCGGTACCAAGGTGACGACGCCGATCGATTTCGGTTCTCCTCGGACGATTCCGTTGCCCGCGATCGAGTCAGCCTTGGGCGAGTCCTTAGGGAGCAAAGAGGTGGCTGCGGCCCTCCGATCCTATGGCTACCAAGTGAAACCGTCAGGAAAATCCCTCTCGGTGCAGCTGCCCCCGTACCGCAATGATCTGATGCACACCGTGGATGTGGTCGAGGATGTGGCCATTAGCCAGGGCTACCACCGATTCGCGCCGGTGATGCCTTCGGAATTCACCGTCGGGGGGCTATCGCGTCACGAGCAACTGGCTGATCGCGTTCGAGACCTCATGGTCGGAATGGAGTTCCAGGAAGTCATCTCCAACATCATGGGATCGCATCAGGATTTTTGCACGAAAATGCGTATCGACGGCACTCCCTGGGCCAAAGTGGTCGAGGTCGCCAACGTCATGTCGCTGAGCTACTCCTGTCTACGGCAATGGGTCGTCCCGTCGCTCTTACAGGTGGAAGCCAACTCGAGCCGGGCCTTCTATCCGCATCGTATGTTCGAGGTGGGGGAAGTGGCGGTGCCTGACGAGCAGAGTGATGTCGGATCTCGTACGCTGACCGTGTTGGGTGCGGTGATCGCCCATGCGGGGGCGCACTTCTCGGAAATTCATTCTTGCCTGGATCTGCTGTGTTACTACTTGAATCGACCGTTCAAGCTCGAGCCATTGGCCCATCCGTCATTTCTGGACGGGCGCGCGGGGCAAATCATTTCTGACGGACGGCAGATCGGTTTTCTTGGCGAGCTGCACCCAGAAGTGCTGGAGCACTGGCAGATCGGAGTTCCTGCCGTGGCCCTCGAACTCGTTGTCGATCGGTTGCTGGAAGAGTCGTGA
- a CDS encoding Rrf2 family transcriptional regulator, producing MKVSLRATYGIIAAVDLALHDANQPVCAKSIAHRQGIPARFLEQVLHAMKKAGVVTSQRGAQGGYVLSRKASELSVADILSALDGPLMAANGSQVKRSRGAKRDALLSHLWDRVKQAELSVLSDVTVEELAERQRSLEERQSLMYHI from the coding sequence ATGAAAGTCAGTCTTCGAGCGACTTACGGCATCATTGCGGCGGTGGATTTGGCCTTGCACGACGCGAATCAACCGGTCTGCGCAAAGTCTATCGCCCACCGGCAGGGGATTCCCGCAAGGTTTCTCGAGCAGGTGCTGCATGCCATGAAAAAAGCAGGGGTGGTCACGAGTCAGCGAGGCGCACAGGGCGGCTATGTCTTGAGTCGAAAAGCATCTGAGCTCTCGGTAGCGGATATTCTCAGTGCCCTCGATGGGCCGCTCATGGCGGCCAACGGAAGCCAGGTGAAGCGCTCTCGCGGGGCAAAGCGAGACGCTCTGCTGTCGCATCTCTGGGACCGGGTCAAGCAGGCCGAGCTCAGTGTCCTCTCCGACGTGACCGTCGAGGAGTTGGCCGAACGGCAACGGTCACTCGAAGAGCGCCAGTCGTTGATGTATCACATCTGA
- the infC gene encoding translation initiation factor IF-3, which translates to MVPKLRVNREIRIREVRVIGPEGEQLGILPTAEALSKAQEQGYDLVEVAPTSQPPVCRIMDYGKYKYELSKKDHQSRRHQKSTQVKEIKLRPRTDKHDLEIKIRQIKGFLADGNKTKVTLTYRGREMANQEMGRTVMTSVIEQCGEAGTVEFAPRMEGRSLIMILAPK; encoded by the coding sequence ATCGTCCCTAAATTACGCGTCAACCGGGAAATCAGAATCCGTGAAGTTCGCGTGATCGGTCCCGAAGGCGAACAACTGGGAATTTTGCCCACCGCCGAGGCCTTGAGCAAAGCGCAAGAGCAAGGCTACGACCTCGTCGAGGTGGCGCCCACTTCCCAGCCCCCGGTGTGCCGTATCATGGACTATGGGAAGTACAAATACGAGCTCAGCAAAAAGGATCACCAGAGCCGCCGGCATCAAAAATCGACGCAAGTCAAGGAGATCAAGCTGAGGCCCCGGACCGACAAACACGATCTAGAGATCAAGATTCGACAGATCAAGGGTTTCCTGGCCGACGGCAACAAGACCAAAGTTACCTTGACCTATCGTGGTCGCGAGATGGCCAATCAGGAAATGGGCCGTACCGTCATGACCTCGGTGATTGAACAGTGCGGAGAAGCGGGCACCGTGGAATTCGCCCCTCGCATGGAAGGTCGGAGCCTCATCATGATTCTGGCTCCGAAGTAG
- a CDS encoding sulfurtransferase TusA family protein yields MTPNTVGLRPAIKTEPIPAHIQEEIETFEVEARRVLAGDLSTDIFKPFRLQYGIYGQRQQGVQMFRIKIPFGGLTANQVRRVAELADQYATGVGHVTTRQDIQLHFVELKSVPTMMRLLAEVGLTTREACANTVRNVTACHLAGVCQGEVFDVTPYAKTVAYHLLRNPLNQSMPRKFKIAFSGCRQDCALTPIHDIGLLAAKRADGTIGFRMVAGGGLGSLPRMAQVLREFTPMEELIPSIEAVIKVFDTLGNRKNRNKARMKFVIEKLGFEEFKRRWEATYAAMGYAVPTHEPIKLLTYADTPPLVMPTKVGATTNGSGNGHMAQGNGNGNGSHSLNGAVSAFQAWKRTNVVAQRQSGFVTAAIKLPMGDLTAEQMWGVADLAERYSNGNIRTTINQNMVIRWIPEDRLESFYLELAQHSLADPGAELVEDIIACPGTDTCGLGITSSKGMARALAEVFPAGQVPEDLRDVSVKISGCHNSCAQHHIATIGLHGVGKRIGEHTAPHYELHLGGHVDGTPKIGQLTVKLPAKSVPAAVRHLVDVYRRDRKTGESLQNFLGRVGKGVLKDELIPYTIVPAFDQDSTYYYDWEGEAEFVLEDLGPGECAGGALEMIDDRMLEADQELYQAKLLVDKHQFAVSVNKSYRAVLAAAKALLVTEGVDPATDSETFQEFDARLAAKGIVPASYRDLGSQIGDLGPKDTTVDVATAKMAFAKSFIAVCRAATDQLGKDLKLAKVEEESLPTAPQAPVTPAAPAVQAPVYDLRGVACPMNYVKTKLKLEMMDHGEQLEVWLDAGEPIRNVPMSLRNDGHKILTESPLDAESKHFKILVEKVEG; encoded by the coding sequence ATGACGCCCAACACAGTCGGCCTTCGTCCCGCGATCAAGACGGAGCCGATTCCGGCCCATATCCAGGAAGAGATCGAAACATTTGAGGTGGAGGCCCGGCGGGTACTAGCCGGGGATCTCTCCACGGATATTTTCAAGCCCTTCCGGCTTCAGTATGGCATTTACGGCCAACGCCAGCAGGGCGTGCAGATGTTCCGGATTAAGATCCCGTTCGGTGGTTTGACCGCGAACCAGGTGCGTCGCGTGGCCGAACTGGCCGATCAGTATGCCACGGGAGTTGGGCACGTCACGACCCGACAGGATATTCAGTTGCACTTCGTGGAGTTAAAAAGTGTGCCGACCATGATGCGCCTACTGGCGGAAGTCGGTCTGACGACACGCGAGGCCTGCGCCAATACCGTCCGTAACGTGACGGCCTGTCACTTGGCCGGGGTGTGCCAGGGGGAAGTGTTCGACGTCACCCCTTACGCCAAGACGGTCGCGTATCACCTCTTGCGCAATCCGCTGAACCAGAGCATGCCGCGGAAGTTCAAGATCGCCTTTTCCGGTTGCCGTCAGGACTGCGCGTTGACCCCTATCCACGACATCGGCCTGTTGGCGGCGAAGCGTGCCGACGGGACGATTGGATTCCGCATGGTCGCCGGGGGAGGACTCGGGTCGTTGCCCCGCATGGCGCAGGTGTTACGCGAATTCACTCCGATGGAGGAGCTGATTCCGAGTATCGAAGCGGTCATCAAAGTTTTTGACACCCTCGGAAACCGTAAGAACCGGAATAAGGCTCGAATGAAGTTCGTAATCGAAAAACTCGGCTTTGAAGAATTCAAGCGACGCTGGGAGGCGACCTACGCAGCCATGGGCTATGCGGTCCCGACGCATGAGCCGATTAAATTGTTGACCTACGCAGACACCCCTCCGCTCGTGATGCCGACCAAAGTTGGGGCGACCACGAACGGGAGTGGCAATGGCCATATGGCGCAGGGAAATGGAAACGGAAACGGTTCCCACTCGTTAAACGGCGCTGTTTCCGCGTTCCAAGCGTGGAAGCGGACCAATGTGGTGGCGCAGCGGCAGTCGGGATTCGTGACGGCTGCCATCAAATTACCCATGGGCGATCTCACCGCTGAGCAAATGTGGGGCGTTGCCGATTTGGCCGAACGCTATTCCAACGGAAATATCCGCACGACGATCAACCAGAACATGGTCATTCGCTGGATTCCGGAAGATCGCCTGGAATCGTTCTATCTGGAACTGGCCCAGCACAGTTTGGCCGATCCCGGCGCGGAGCTCGTCGAGGACATCATCGCTTGCCCTGGAACCGATACCTGCGGATTGGGCATTACCTCTTCGAAAGGCATGGCTCGCGCGCTGGCTGAGGTGTTTCCCGCAGGGCAAGTTCCGGAGGATTTGCGCGACGTCAGCGTGAAGATCAGCGGGTGCCATAATTCATGCGCGCAGCACCATATTGCGACCATCGGTCTGCACGGGGTGGGCAAGCGTATCGGAGAACATACGGCGCCTCACTACGAATTGCATTTGGGTGGCCACGTGGATGGGACGCCGAAGATCGGCCAGTTGACCGTGAAGTTGCCGGCGAAGAGCGTGCCCGCGGCGGTCCGTCACCTGGTGGATGTCTATCGGCGGGACAGGAAGACTGGTGAATCCCTGCAGAACTTCCTGGGCCGTGTCGGAAAAGGCGTACTTAAGGATGAACTGATTCCCTATACGATCGTTCCGGCGTTTGATCAGGATTCGACCTACTACTATGACTGGGAAGGCGAGGCCGAATTCGTGTTGGAGGATCTCGGGCCTGGCGAATGTGCCGGCGGCGCGCTGGAGATGATCGACGATCGCATGTTGGAGGCCGACCAGGAGCTGTACCAGGCGAAGCTGCTCGTCGACAAACATCAATTCGCCGTGTCGGTGAACAAGTCCTATCGGGCGGTGCTGGCCGCGGCAAAAGCTCTGCTGGTGACCGAAGGCGTGGACCCAGCAACCGATTCGGAAACGTTTCAGGAGTTCGATGCCCGTTTGGCGGCCAAGGGCATCGTGCCTGCGTCCTATCGCGATCTGGGCAGTCAGATCGGTGATTTAGGGCCGAAGGACACGACGGTAGACGTGGCGACCGCGAAGATGGCATTTGCCAAGAGCTTCATCGCCGTCTGCCGTGCAGCGACGGATCAACTCGGGAAGGATTTGAAACTGGCGAAAGTGGAGGAAGAATCGTTGCCGACCGCGCCTCAAGCCCCAGTTACGCCGGCTGCCCCTGCGGTACAGGCGCCGGTCTACGACCTCCGTGGCGTGGCCTGCCCGATGAACTACGTCAAGACGAAGCTGAAACTCGAGATGATGGACCACGGTGAACAACTCGAGGTGTGGCTGGATGCGGGGGAACCGATCCGCAACGTGCCGATGAGTTTGCGAAACGACGGGCATAAGATTTTGACCGAGAGCCCATTGGATGCGGAGTCGAAGCATTTCAAAATTCTCGTCGAAAAGGTCGAGGGCTGA
- a CDS encoding HU family DNA-binding protein, which translates to MTKEELIAKMANSAGITKVAATTALEAFTGAVTTSLKKGQRVTLVNFGTFTISKRKARMGRNPRTGESLKIPAARIPKFSAGKELKAAVK; encoded by the coding sequence ATGACCAAGGAAGAGTTGATTGCGAAGATGGCCAACAGCGCTGGAATCACAAAGGTCGCCGCTACCACGGCCTTGGAAGCGTTTACCGGAGCCGTGACCACCTCGCTCAAGAAGGGTCAGCGCGTCACGCTGGTTAATTTCGGGACCTTTACGATTTCAAAACGGAAGGCGCGGATGGGCCGCAATCCCCGCACAGGCGAATCCTTGAAGATTCCGGCTGCCCGCATTCCGAAGTTCTCAGCAGGGAAGGAACTGAAGGCCGCGGTCAAGTAG
- a CDS encoding phosphoadenylyl-sulfate reductase → MTTANAQNRPSDQELKALSDSFESRQPWEVMEQALTMFKGSIVLACSFGAEDVALVDMMHRIDPQAPLFYLDTGFLFPETIEVRDRIVERYGLTPHQVIRMMSLLTPDQQTAQYGAGLWQRNPDQCCQLRKIEPLGRVLSNYAAWITGIRRDQAPTRANAGIIEWDKKFNLVKVNPLARWTSEQVWTYIQLHEVPYNVLHDRNYPSIGCTHCTAPVAPGEDPRSGRWKNFTKTECGLHK, encoded by the coding sequence ATGACCACAGCCAATGCTCAGAACAGGCCGTCGGACCAGGAATTGAAAGCACTCAGCGACTCGTTCGAGTCGCGTCAGCCCTGGGAAGTGATGGAGCAGGCGCTTACGATGTTCAAAGGAAGCATCGTATTGGCCTGCAGTTTCGGTGCGGAGGACGTGGCGCTGGTGGATATGATGCACCGCATCGACCCCCAGGCGCCGCTGTTCTATTTGGATACCGGTTTTTTGTTTCCCGAAACGATCGAGGTTCGGGATCGAATCGTAGAACGGTATGGGCTCACCCCGCACCAGGTAATCCGGATGATGTCGTTGCTCACGCCGGATCAACAGACTGCTCAGTATGGGGCCGGGCTGTGGCAGCGAAACCCCGATCAATGTTGTCAGTTGAGGAAGATTGAGCCGCTGGGGCGTGTTCTCTCGAACTATGCGGCGTGGATCACGGGTATCCGGCGCGACCAGGCTCCGACACGCGCCAATGCCGGTATCATCGAGTGGGACAAGAAGTTCAACCTGGTCAAGGTGAATCCCCTGGCGCGCTGGACCAGTGAGCAAGTCTGGACCTACATTCAGCTTCACGAAGTGCCCTACAACGTGCTCCACGACCGCAACTATCCCAGTATCGGTTGTACCCATTGCACAGCGCCGGTGGCGCCGGGCGAAGACCCACGCTCGGGTCGGTGGAAGAATTTCACCAAGACTGAGTGCGGACTGCACAAGTAA
- a CDS encoding phenylalanine--tRNA ligase subunit alpha: MDNFHPLESKVLLSLVSSAGSAPTLDQLAESTGLEPSQLSMAIEWLLAKSLIVVQKETVTPIASLTKVGEVYFDQHSPIERVLSAAREAGQTGRRLTIQDIQGQAGLEPSEVSKAVGTLKKEGAILIVQGGCIEGTGRPSPTAETMRSLLQELRGGARELQSFAEPMRQVLQQYSVKRGNAHEPFRIDERVTRMFALTAMGQEAAQRLAREGVAEEVSRLTPELLKEGAWRSKRFRKYTISLRAPRIASGKRHAYREFLDLVKGKLVSMGFQEMRGLLVETEFWNMDALFMPQFHPARDIHDVYFVKSPTHARSIAEPFATRVTEAHERGTGTGSTGWGYEFNIARAKRLVLRSQGTAVSAHTLAGKPSVPGKYFSIARCFRYDQVDATHATDFFQVEGIVLGNGINFRTLLGLLNLFAREVAHAKEVKFLPAYFPFTEPSVEMHVRHPRLGWMELGGAGLFRPEVTLPLGVSVPVIAWGLGLDRMAMVALGIHDIRDLFSADLDFIRSMRGNF, from the coding sequence ATGGATAATTTTCATCCTCTCGAAAGCAAAGTCCTTCTCTCTCTGGTCTCATCCGCCGGATCCGCTCCGACGCTGGATCAGCTTGCCGAATCGACCGGACTGGAGCCGTCTCAGCTCAGCATGGCCATCGAATGGTTGCTGGCTAAGTCTCTGATCGTCGTCCAGAAGGAGACGGTGACGCCGATCGCCTCGTTGACGAAGGTCGGGGAGGTATACTTCGACCAGCACTCGCCGATCGAACGGGTATTGTCCGCCGCCCGCGAAGCAGGTCAAACGGGCAGGCGCCTCACGATTCAGGACATTCAGGGCCAAGCCGGTCTCGAACCTTCCGAAGTCAGCAAGGCCGTCGGCACCCTGAAGAAGGAAGGCGCCATCCTTATTGTCCAGGGAGGCTGTATCGAAGGCACCGGACGGCCGAGTCCGACCGCCGAAACCATGCGGAGCCTTTTGCAGGAATTGCGCGGCGGCGCGCGCGAGTTGCAGAGTTTTGCGGAACCGATGCGGCAGGTGCTGCAGCAGTATTCGGTGAAGCGCGGCAATGCGCATGAGCCCTTCCGAATCGACGAACGTGTCACGCGCATGTTCGCGTTGACGGCGATGGGTCAGGAGGCCGCACAGCGGTTGGCGCGTGAGGGTGTGGCGGAAGAGGTCTCTCGGCTGACGCCGGAGCTATTGAAGGAGGGGGCCTGGCGGAGTAAGCGGTTCCGGAAGTATACCATCAGCCTCCGGGCTCCTCGGATCGCATCGGGGAAGCGGCATGCGTATCGTGAGTTCTTGGACCTGGTCAAGGGCAAGCTGGTCAGTATGGGTTTTCAGGAAATGCGTGGATTGTTGGTGGAGACGGAATTCTGGAACATGGACGCCCTGTTCATGCCGCAGTTCCACCCGGCCCGTGACATTCACGATGTGTATTTCGTGAAGTCGCCGACGCATGCCCGGTCGATTGCCGAGCCGTTTGCGACTCGCGTAACCGAAGCCCACGAACGGGGAACCGGCACAGGTTCCACCGGCTGGGGGTACGAGTTCAATATCGCGCGCGCCAAACGATTAGTCTTGAGGAGTCAGGGCACCGCCGTGTCCGCACACACGTTGGCCGGAAAGCCCTCCGTGCCTGGAAAGTATTTCTCGATAGCGCGGTGTTTTCGGTACGACCAGGTGGACGCCACCCATGCCACCGACTTCTTCCAAGTCGAAGGGATCGTGCTGGGGAACGGCATCAACTTCCGCACGCTCCTGGGACTGCTCAACTTGTTCGCCCGGGAAGTCGCCCACGCCAAGGAAGTCAAATTTCTTCCGGCCTATTTCCCGTTTACGGAACCGTCGGTGGAGATGCATGTTCGGCATCCTCGTCTCGGATGGATGGAGCTGGGCGGGGCCGGGCTGTTCCGCCCGGAGGTGACTCTTCCTCTCGGCGTTTCGGTTCCGGTGATTGCGTGGGGGCTGGGACTCGATCGAATGGCGATGGTGGCCCTCGGCATCCACGATATTCGCGACCTGTTCTCGGCGGACTTGGATTTCATTCGCAGCATGAGAGGGAATTTCTAG
- the rpmI gene encoding 50S ribosomal protein L35, producing the protein MKLKTHSGAKKRFKRTGTGKLVRKKAGRRHLLTGKGRDRKRRLKGSAPVSPTFTLAVNRILP; encoded by the coding sequence ATGAAACTGAAGACGCACAGCGGAGCCAAGAAGCGATTCAAACGGACCGGAACGGGCAAACTGGTCAGGAAAAAAGCCGGTCGCCGGCATTTGCTCACGGGAAAGGGACGCGATCGGAAGCGGCGGTTGAAGGGTTCCGCGCCGGTGTCGCCGACGTTTACCCTCGCAGTCAACCGCATTCTCCCCTAG